From a single Balearica regulorum gibbericeps isolate bBalReg1 chromosome 11, bBalReg1.pri, whole genome shotgun sequence genomic region:
- the PLP1 gene encoding myelin proteolipid protein isoform X2, whose amino-acid sequence MGLLECCARCLIGAPFASLVATGLCFFGVALFCGCGHEALTGTEQLIETYFSKNYQDYEYLIDVIHAFQYVIYGTASFFFLYGALLLAEGFYTTGAVRQIFGDYKTTICGKGLSATFVGITYVLTIIWLLVFACSVVPVYIYFNTWTTCQSIANPSKTSASIGTLCADARMYGVLPWNAFPGKVCGSNLLSICKTSEFQMTFHLFIAAFVGAAATLVSLLTFMIAATYNFAVLKLMGRGTKF is encoded by the exons ATGG GTCTGCTTGAGTGCTGTGCCAGATGTCTCATCGGGGCACCCTTTGCTTCGCTGGTTGCCACTGGCTTGTGCTTCTTTGGGGTAGCACTGTTTTGTGGCTGTGGGCATGAAGCCCTCACAGGCACTGAGCAGCTCATTGAGACCTACTTCTCCAAAAACTACCAGGACTATGAGTATCTCATTGACGT CATCCACGCTTTTCAGTACGTCATCTATGGCACAGcctccttctttttcctctatgGAGCCCTGCTGCTGGCCGAAGGCTTCTACACCACTGGTGCTGTCCGGCAAATCTTTGGGGACTACAAGACCACCATCTGCGGCAAGGGCCTCAGCGCAACG TTTGTGGGCATTACCTATGTCCTGACCATCATCTGGCTCCTGGTCTTTGCCTGCTCTGTGGTGCCCGTCTACATCTACTTTAACACTTGGACCACCTGCCAGTCCATTGCCAACCCCAGCAAGACCTCAGCCAGCATTGGCACCCTGTGTGCGGATGCCAGGATGTACG GCGTCCTGCCCTGGAACGCTTTCCCTGGCAAGGTGTGTGGCTCCAACCTGCTCTCCATCTGCAAAACCAGCGAG TTCCAGATGACTTTCCACCTCTTCATCGCAGCCTTTGTGGGGGCGGCTGCCACGCTGGTCTCACTG CTCACCTTCATGATCGCCGCCACCTACAACTTTGCTGTCCTCAAGCTGATGGGCCGAGGCACCAAGTTCTAG
- the PLP1 gene encoding myelin proteolipid protein isoform X1 — translation MGLLECCARCLIGAPFASLVATGLCFFGVALFCGCGHEALTGTEQLIETYFSKNYQDYEYLIDVIHAFQYVIYGTASFFFLYGALLLAEGFYTTGAVRQIFGDYKTTICGKGLSATVTGGPKGRGARGPQRAHSLQRVCQCLGKWLGHPDKFVGITYVLTIIWLLVFACSVVPVYIYFNTWTTCQSIANPSKTSASIGTLCADARMYGVLPWNAFPGKVCGSNLLSICKTSEFQMTFHLFIAAFVGAAATLVSLLTFMIAATYNFAVLKLMGRGTKF, via the exons ATGG GTCTGCTTGAGTGCTGTGCCAGATGTCTCATCGGGGCACCCTTTGCTTCGCTGGTTGCCACTGGCTTGTGCTTCTTTGGGGTAGCACTGTTTTGTGGCTGTGGGCATGAAGCCCTCACAGGCACTGAGCAGCTCATTGAGACCTACTTCTCCAAAAACTACCAGGACTATGAGTATCTCATTGACGT CATCCACGCTTTTCAGTACGTCATCTATGGCACAGcctccttctttttcctctatgGAGCCCTGCTGCTGGCCGAAGGCTTCTACACCACTGGTGCTGTCCGGCAAATCTTTGGGGACTACAAGACCACCATCTGCGGCAAGGGCCTCAGCGCAACGGTAACTGGGGGCCCGAAAGGGAGGGGAGCGCGAGGCCCCCAGCGAGCTCACTCATTGCAGCGGGTGTGTCAGTGTTTGGGAAAGTGGCTAGGACATCCTGACAAG TTTGTGGGCATTACCTATGTCCTGACCATCATCTGGCTCCTGGTCTTTGCCTGCTCTGTGGTGCCCGTCTACATCTACTTTAACACTTGGACCACCTGCCAGTCCATTGCCAACCCCAGCAAGACCTCAGCCAGCATTGGCACCCTGTGTGCGGATGCCAGGATGTACG GCGTCCTGCCCTGGAACGCTTTCCCTGGCAAGGTGTGTGGCTCCAACCTGCTCTCCATCTGCAAAACCAGCGAG TTCCAGATGACTTTCCACCTCTTCATCGCAGCCTTTGTGGGGGCGGCTGCCACGCTGGTCTCACTG CTCACCTTCATGATCGCCGCCACCTACAACTTTGCTGTCCTCAAGCTGATGGGCCGAGGCACCAAGTTCTAG